In Pan paniscus chromosome 1, NHGRI_mPanPan1-v2.0_pri, whole genome shotgun sequence, the DNA window AACCTCaagtgttttttgttcttttttcatctttatgaAAATTCAGTGAACAAAGATTGTTACTGGTAACTTACTTGCAAAACTGTATTCTCCTTAGTAACCCCACTTTATGCTTTAACTCCTTCGGTTTGTAATTTACAGACTTGGCTAGAGAACACTCGGTTTCTTCTGTAATTTCTTTGCAGATctggatttgttttatttttaacaggtgACATGCTGATCATTGAAGAAGACCAAACCAGCCCCAGAAGTTCACCTGCATTTACTAAACGTGGTGCTTCTAGTTACGTCAGGGAAACTTTGCCTGTCCTTACCAGAACCGTGGTCCCAGCAGACAACTCTTGCCTCTTTACCAGTGTGTACTATGTCGTCGAAGGAGGAGTCTTGAATCCAGCTTGTGCCCCTGAGATGAGACGCCTCATAGCACAAATTGTAGCAAGCGATCCAGACTTCTATAGTGAGGCAATACTGGGAAAAACAAATCAAGAGTACTGTGACTGGATCAAAAGGGATGACACTTGGGGAGGAGCAATAGAGATATCGATTTTGTCCAAGTTTTACCAATGTGAAATATGTGTAGTGGATACACAGACAGTAAGAATTGATCGTTTTGGGGAAGATGCAGGATATACCAAAAGGGTTCTGCTTATTTATGATGGCATCCACTATGATCCACTTCAACGTAACTTCCCTGATCCAGATACACCTCCTCTGACCATTTTCTCCTCTAATGATGATATTGTTCTTGTACAAGCACTGGAATTAGCAGATGAAGCTAGAAGAAGGAGACAGTTTACTGATGTCAACCGCTTCACCCTGAGATGCATGGTATGTCAGAAAGGATTAACTGGACAAGCGGAAGCAAGGGAACATGCCAAGGAGACAGGCCATACCAACTTTGGAGAAGTGTGACCTATGCATGAATGAGGGTTGAAGCCTACTACCTCACACATCCAGAAGGCTCTGGGTTTTCCAATAAGCTATCGTAACCCTAAAGAACAAAGGATACAATGCTTGAACCATCCTTTTAACTTAAAACCACTAAGACACTGAAATTCCTTGTTAAGATTAAAATTAGTGTGCAAGTTTACAGATGTGTGTCTACAGTGGTAAACTGTACATACATGCCTCTTTCTGCTGGAGTGACAGAATAGGTGATCCTTGCCACCTACTGACACTGACCTGAAGGTTGAGATTGAGTATTATAAATTAGCACCCAGCAGCTTTAACTTGTAGAAGAAAGCATCACATTTTGGGTAATGTGGAAGGCCTCCTGTGAGTCCACTGGGCATACGATTGAGATTGAGTATTATAAACTAGCACCCAGCAGCTTTAACTTGAAGAAGAAAGCATCACATTTTGGGTAATGTGGAAGGCCTCCTGTGAGTCCACTGGACATTTACCACAGTGTCTCCAGTAACtgagtctttttaaaaactgaatgagTTAAGTTTCTAAATTATGAATTGATTCATCAAATGAAAATACTCAGAATTGTCCAAACTGATTTTATATTGCAATTTGGTAGACATTATAAATGTGTGCTTAACCACTGATAAGTACATCACAAGCAATTTTTACAGGGATGAGTCTCATCCTTGAGAATGTTATCACAAAACAGGAACTGATTGTGCCCTGTTTAAGATCTCTAGCATATAAAACGTAGAATGTATGAGGGAAAAGGTGCCTGAGCAGCTTCCTGAAGCTTTAAAAGACCGTTGGCCTCGTGTTTTAATGCAATTCATGTATTGGTCTTTGTCACATCGgataacattttaaagttaaGCAGGGtacttttttaattgaaattccTTGAAATTCGAGTCCtcagttttttcttcatttgcgTAAAGTTTATCGGGgggatttaattttctcagcttttTGTTAAGAGCACTTcctccaaaaattttttttcaagtaataATGCTCTGCTTTGGGTTGGTTTTTGTAAGATTTTTTGCACACCTAAAGAGTGTTTGCTTTTGTGCTAGCCTTATCCCTCcactaaagttattttaaataatttcacattTCTGCAAATTAGCACTTTGCTTATCTGCAATCTTTTACTTGgatttttgaagttttaaagtAATTGGAGTAATACTGTTGAACGAGCTAGTTTCActtccaaaatagaaaaaattgtaAATCCTTGCCTTATGCAGCTTTCTCAGAATTCTGCTTCTTCCTAGTACTAGATGTGTAGCCATTTGCTTAGTGGACTAATCCGCAAGGCACACCCTCTAAAACTTAGCTTCACTACAAGATCTTCCAGATAAAAGTTTTCTACCTCTTTTCTTAATTATTCTGATCAGGGATGCTAAATTATAATTTGTTATGTATTATCTCACATAATGTGAAGAGGCTTAATGTTGTGAAGTTTTGTTATTTTGGTCTCATTTTTTATTAAGTA includes these proteins:
- the YOD1 gene encoding ubiquitin thioesterase OTU1 isoform X4 gives rise to the protein METLHIIYSEAKSFTVEGLSSRTRVRELQGQIAAITGIAPGGQRILVGYPPECLDLSNGDTILEDLPIQSGDMLIIEEDQTSPRSSPAFTKRGASSYVRETLPVLTRTVVPADNSCLFTSVYYVVEGGVLNPACAPEMRRLIAQIVASDPDFYSEAILGKTNQEYCDWIKRDDTWGGAIEISILSKFYQCEICVVDTQTVRIDRFGEDAGYTKRVLLIYDGIHYDPLQRNFPDPDTPPLTIFSSNDDIVLVQALELADEARRRRQFTDVNRFTLRCMVCQKGLTGQAEAREHAKETGHTNFGEV